The following coding sequences are from one Longimicrobiaceae bacterium window:
- a CDS encoding RidA family protein translates to MAALEKVQTGGAPAAIGPYSQAIVHGGMVYTAGQIPLDPASMQMVEGDVAAQTERVMQSLAAVLEAAGASLRSVVKTTVFLADMNDFAAMNEVYAKHFGDHAPARSTVQAARLPRDARVEIECIAVAGAER, encoded by the coding sequence ATGGCCGCACTCGAGAAGGTGCAGACCGGCGGGGCCCCCGCCGCCATCGGCCCGTACAGCCAGGCGATCGTCCACGGCGGGATGGTCTACACCGCGGGGCAGATCCCGCTGGACCCCGCCTCCATGCAGATGGTGGAAGGCGACGTCGCCGCGCAGACCGAGCGCGTCATGCAGAGCCTCGCCGCCGTGCTCGAGGCCGCGGGCGCCTCGCTCCGCTCCGTGGTGAAGACCACGGTCTTCCTCGCGGACATGAACGACTTCGCGGCCATGAACGAGGTGTACGCGAAGCACTTCGGCGACCATGCGCCGGCTCGCTCCACCGTGCAGGCCGCGCGGCTCCCCCGCGACGCCCGGGTGGAGATCGAGTGCATCGCCGTGGCCGGCGCCGAGCGCTGA
- a CDS encoding phosphomannomutase/phosphoglucomutase, which translates to MPKPNPHIFRQYDIRGVVGTDVTAEVAEGIGRAFATLARRRLGKEHPTLALGRDNRTSSEELAAAVRRGMMAAGATVTDVGLVPTPVHSFAVFHLGLDGGLQVTGSHNPPQYNGFKMTLSGGSLYGGAIQEIRAMIEYGSWDGGEGSVTERDVLDEYVRFVAGKFRIERPLKVVADCGNGTGSVVAVELLRALGSNVEVVPLFCESDPSFPNHHPDPVVDKNLLDLVAKVEETGADLGVAFDGDADRIGAIDDQGEIVRGDTLLLLYGLDLIQRRGPGQKVVFDVKCSQVLPEVLEEAGGVPLMNPTGHSLIKKRMKEEGSALSGELSGHIMFGDDYYGYDDALYGACLLLDIVARQGRPLSEWIAEFPRFVSTSELRYPATEETKFEIVARATEHFRQGHDVIDVDGARVLFGDGWGLIRASNTEPVLVARYEARTPERLAAIRGEMEDWLRREGVDTSGGATH; encoded by the coding sequence ATGCCCAAGCCCAACCCGCACATCTTCCGGCAGTACGACATCCGCGGCGTCGTCGGCACCGACGTCACCGCCGAGGTCGCCGAGGGGATCGGCCGCGCCTTCGCCACTCTCGCCCGGCGCCGCCTGGGCAAGGAGCACCCCACGCTCGCGCTCGGCCGCGACAACCGCACCTCCTCCGAGGAGCTGGCCGCCGCGGTGCGCCGCGGGATGATGGCCGCCGGCGCGACGGTGACCGACGTGGGGCTGGTCCCCACCCCGGTCCACTCGTTCGCCGTGTTCCACCTCGGGCTGGACGGGGGGCTGCAGGTGACCGGGTCGCACAACCCGCCGCAGTACAACGGCTTCAAGATGACGCTCTCCGGGGGCTCGCTCTACGGCGGCGCCATCCAGGAGATCCGCGCCATGATCGAATACGGGAGCTGGGACGGCGGCGAGGGCTCCGTCACCGAGCGCGACGTCCTGGACGAGTACGTCCGCTTCGTGGCCGGCAAGTTCCGGATCGAGCGGCCGCTGAAGGTGGTCGCCGACTGCGGCAACGGCACCGGCTCCGTGGTCGCCGTGGAGCTGCTGCGCGCGCTGGGATCCAACGTGGAGGTGGTTCCCCTCTTCTGCGAGTCGGACCCGAGCTTCCCCAACCACCACCCGGACCCGGTGGTGGACAAGAACCTCCTCGACCTCGTCGCGAAGGTGGAAGAGACCGGCGCCGACCTGGGCGTGGCCTTCGACGGCGACGCGGACCGCATCGGCGCCATCGACGACCAGGGGGAGATCGTCCGCGGCGACACCCTCCTCCTCCTCTACGGGCTGGACCTGATCCAGCGGCGCGGCCCCGGGCAGAAGGTGGTCTTCGACGTGAAGTGCTCGCAGGTGCTCCCGGAGGTGCTGGAGGAGGCGGGCGGCGTCCCGCTGATGAACCCCACCGGGCACTCCCTCATCAAGAAGCGGATGAAGGAGGAGGGGAGCGCCCTCTCCGGCGAGCTCTCCGGCCACATCATGTTCGGGGACGACTACTACGGCTACGACGACGCGCTCTACGGGGCCTGCCTGCTGCTCGACATCGTCGCGCGCCAGGGCCGCCCGCTCTCCGAGTGGATCGCGGAGTTCCCCCGCTTCGTCTCCACCTCCGAGCTGCGCTACCCGGCCACCGAGGAGACCAAGTTCGAGATCGTCGCCCGCGCCACCGAGCACTTCCGGCAGGGGCACGACGTGATCGACGTGGACGGGGCCCGGGTCCTCTTCGGCGACGGGTGGGGGCTGATCCGCGCCTCCAACACCGAGCCGGTGCTGGTGGCCCGCTACGAGGCCCGCACCCCGGAGCGCCTCGCCGCGATCCGGGGCGAGATGGAGGAC